TTCCTTCAACGACACCATGCACGCGCCCGGGTCGGGAAAGTCCTCGGCCGATCGCGCGATACTGCGATTGTTCGCCGACAGGAAACGCCACAGGACACGATCGGACTCGGCCCGGAAAATCTGAAAACGGGCGGCTGCCATGTCTACTCTTTTCGCTGAGAGCCCCCCGACCTGCCGCGTAAGATTCCGTTGCGTTGGTGGACATAGGGGAAATGGCAGTCGTCCAGCGCGTGGTGAGCCGATTCACGAGGGATGAACGCGGCAATCTTGCCGGATCGGGCGAACCGGTCTTTCGTTACGAGGTCGCGGCGGCCGTTACCGGATCGTTTTGTACGGTGGCAGGCTCCTCGCCCGGCTCCGTCGTCGCGGTGGTCGCCGGTGCCGTCGTCGTAACCGGCGGCGTCGTGACCGGCGGCGGGGTCGTGGACGGAGCCGGCTGCGGAGTCGTGCTCCCCGGCGGCGGAGTACTCGTCGGCCGAGGCTCGGTGCCCGTGGGGATGCTCGTGGCGGTGGACGTGGGGATGGTCGTGCTCGGGTTCGTGGTCACCGGGACTGCGGTGGTCGCGACAGGCGGTACCGGGACCGGCAGCTGGATCGCCCCCGGTGCGGGCAGCGCGAGCGGCGCTTCCGGGCTGGCCGGCGTGCCCGTCGGACCGACCGGGAGCGCGCTCCGGGCGTAGGCGTCGGCCCACAGCAGGACCGTGGCCACATAGGAGTCCGAGTGGTTGTACCGGAACACGGCCTCGGCGCGTTGCCGCGGGTCCGAGGTGTCCTGGCCACCCGCACACAGGTAGCGGGCCGCAGCAGCCGTCGCGTCGTAGATGTTGCTCGGATCCACACGGCCGTCGCCGTTGCCGTCCACGGCGTAGCTCCGCCACGTGGACGGAATGAACTGCATCGGCCCCACCGCGCGGTCCCACCGGCTGTCGCCGTCGTACCTGCCGCCATCGGTGTCAGCGATCGCCGCGAAACCCGTGCCGTTGAGTACCGGCCCCAGGATCGGCGACAGCGTCGTCCCCGCCGCGTCGACCTGCCCGCCGTGCGCGTGGTTGGACTCGATGCGCCCAATGCTCGCCAGCAGCGACCACTGCAGGTGACAGCCTGCCGGCGCCCGGCTGGCCGCCTGCACGTATGCGTCGAACGCGGCCGCAGCGATACCGAGCGGCCCAGACGGCGGGATGGCGGACGATCCCGCGGCGCCTGCCGGCGCATCGGGACCGGCCGGGTCGGCGAGGAGTTCACTGGGCACGACCGTAATCGGCAGGCTACCGTCCACCCCGACCGGATTCCCTTGGCTGTCAACGGGTTCCGGTGCACTCACGGGCAGGACCGCCAGCGGGCCGGCCGCGTGCAAGCCGATCACTCCGCTGGTCGGCACGACCAGCGGAAGCGCCAGCAGCGGAACCAAGACCGACCGACGTAGCCCACGCATGTGCACTGCATCCTCCTCACAACAGCCCTTTGGCGGACTCGTTTCTAAATGCACTCCCCGGACATTCGGGAGCGCACGGGTAAACAACGGACATCGCGGACCTGACCGTTGGAGACGGTCACCTCGGCCACCGCGACCGCGCGGGCGAACTCGCGCCTCGGAACGACGGGGGTGAGCCCCCGATGTCGATGTCGGACGCCGGTACGGCTCGCCGTCGTGGGGACCGTGAACTCCTCGCTGCCCTTGACGACTTCGCCGCTCCGCATGTCCACGATGCCGATGGCGTAAAGAATCCGAGTCCGCTGCAGGAATGACATTGACCAACAGCACCCAGTCCACCATCCACCCGATAGGGGAGACGCACGCCGGTTCGGAAACCGCCGAGGCGGATCGTGCGCTGGGCGCGGTTACGAGCCGAGGAAGACGAGTCCTGTGGCTGTGACCTCGTCAACCAACCGCAGTCACACGATGATGCCGGCACCGGGCGTCGGCATCATCGCCGTGTTCGGCGGCTACTTCCTTTCGCCCACACGGATCCGCACCGAACACTGTGGACAGTTGTGCCATCAACCTTCACCCGCGACGCGAGCAGCTCCGGCTACGTTGGCGAACGCGGCTCACCCGCGGACGTGGATCCCCAACGTCGTGACAAGCACCGC
This Amycolatopsis sulphurea DNA region includes the following protein-coding sequences:
- a CDS encoding lytic transglycosylase domain-containing protein — encoded protein: MPSELLADPAGPDAPAGAAGSSAIPPSGPLGIAAAAFDAYVQAASRAPAGCHLQWSLLASIGRIESNHAHGGQVDAAGTTLSPILGPVLNGTGFAAIADTDGGRYDGDSRWDRAVGPMQFIPSTWRSYAVDGNGDGRVDPSNIYDATAAAARYLCAGGQDTSDPRQRAEAVFRYNHSDSYVATVLLWADAYARSALPVGPTGTPASPEAPLALPAPGAIQLPVPVPPVATTAVPVTTNPSTTIPTSTATSIPTGTEPRPTSTPPPGSTTPQPAPSTTPPPVTTPPVTTTAPATTATTEPGEEPATVQNDPVTAAATS